cactaggctaccctgccgccccatatgccgaatacaacaggtgtaggtagaccttacaaccccttaaccaacaatgcagttttaagaaaatacctaacaAAAAAGTTAAGAGAtcagaataacaaataattaaagagcagcggtAAACAACAATAGTGGTGctgtatacagggtattacggtacagagtcaatgtggaggctatatacagggtattacggtacagagtcaatgtggaggctatatacagggtattacggtacagagtcaatgtggagactatatacagggtattacagtacagagtcaatgtggaggctatatacagggtattacggtacagagtcaatgtggaggctatatacagggtgttacggtacagagtcaatatggacgctatatacagggggtaccagtacagagtcaatgtggaggttaaatacagggtattacggtacagagtcaatgtggaggctatatacagggtgttacggcacagagtcaatgtggaggctatatacagggagtactggtacagagtcaatgtggaggttatatacagggagtactggtacagagtcaatgtggaggttatatacagggagtactggtacagagtcaatgtggaggttatatacagggagtactggtacagagtcaatgtggaggttatatacagggagtactggtacagagtcaatgtggaggttatatacagggagtactggtacagagtcaatgtggaggttatatacagggagtactggtacagagtcaatgtggaggttatatacagggagtactggtacagagtcaatgtggaggttatatacagggagtactggtacagagtcaatgtggaggttatatacagggagtactggtacagagtcaatgtggaggttatatacagggagtactggtacagagtcaatgtggaggttatatacagggagtactggtacagagtcaatgtggaggttatatacagggagtactggtacagagtcaatgtggaggttatatacagggagtactggtacagagtcaatgtggaggttatatacagggagtactggtacagagtcaatgtggaggttatatacaggaggtaccggtacagagtcaatgtggaggttatatacagggggtaccggtacagagtcaatgtggaggttatatacagggagtactggtacagagtcaatgtggaggttatatacagggggtaccagtacagagtcaatgtggaggttatatacagggagtactggtacagagtcaatgtggaggttatatacagggagtacctgtacagagtcaatgtggaggttatatacagggggtaccggtacagagtcaatgtgtggagacaccggtgtcgaggtaattgaggtaatatgtacatgtaggtagatatTAGTAGGCTTTTATAAATAACATATTCTAGATATTTTGTTGACCTGTATGAAAGATGTTTGAATAAAATGCTTATTAAATAGTGGATAATCTCTGTACTGTCTATTTTGTCCTGAACATTATATGATACAGAGATTAGAATAAATCATGTTCTGTCTCTTCACTTGTCTGGAGGTCCACAGCACTGCTGCTTTTCCTTATTtccttctaatcagggactgattcagcCCTGAGTGAACTCTGGCCAATGAATTAATGATATTTATTCATCAATAAACTGCCAAGGAGAACAGAGCAGCTGTAGCAGTACTTCTGCCCTCTAGGGCTGAAATTCAATAGCCTATCATAGGGTATTCACCAAGACCTGTTGCACAGAATCCTGCCTGGCAACAGATGATATTAATGTTGTTAGACTTATGGAATGTAGGGTGCTATAGGGATATAATTATCTTTTTATAATAACATGCTGGGACCTACAGTAACTTCCCCATGTAACGACTGCACACCCTATTCCAATATTCATATCCACAGTGACTAATTTATCAAGCTGAGAATATTAGCATAATATGGGAGAAATACCCTACTTCAGGTTTTACGGCAAATTAATTTCATTTATTCAAAACTTCCTTTGATAGCACAAACATTTTGTTTGTAACATTTAATTTGTCCAATGAACTCCTACACTAAGATGGACATTTACAGAATAGTGCTAACCAAAAGATGCCCGGGCTAACACATCTGACTGGTTTGGaacatgtactgtatttgtgtttCAGGAAACAGTTCCGAGGCAGATACGCTAGATAAAACGATAAGGACTTTACTTCCTCCAACGTTTGGTTATGATATTGTTATTTTACCCTTTTGTATGCAAACCTCTTTGACTGATCCTCTTCAAGTCACAAAGTTGTCATGtcataattcaaatcaaatcaaatgtatttatattagcccttcttacatcagctaatataacaaagtgctgtacagaaacccagcctaaaaagccaaacagcaagcaatgcaggtgtagaagcacagtggctaggaaaaactccctagaaaggtcaaaacctaggaagaaacctagagaggaaccaggctatgaggggtggccagtcctcttctggctgtgccgggtggccaagatgttcaaatgttcataaattaccagcatggtcagatAATAGTattcacagtgaacaggtcagggttccatagccgcaggcagaacagttgaaactggagcagcagcacagccaggtggactggggacaacaaggagtcatcatgccaggtagtcctgaggcatggtcccagggctcaggtcctccgaaagaagagaaataaagaaggaaagaaagaaagaaagaaagaaagagagaattagagagagcatacttaaattcacacaggacaccggataagacaggagaaatactccagatataacagactgaccctagccccccgacacatgaactactgcagcataaatactggaggctgagacaggaggggtcagcagacactgtggccccatccgatgataccaccagacagggccaaacaggcaggatataaccccacccactttgccaaagcacagcccccacaccactagagggatatcttcaaccaccaacttaccatcctgagacaaggccgagtatagcccacaaagatctccgccacggcacaacccaaggggggcgccaacccagacaggaagaccacgtcagtgactcaacccactcaagtgacacacccctcctaggtaCGGCATGGAAGAACACCAGTAAGTCAgggactcagcccctgtaatagggttagaggcagagaatcccagtggagagaggggaaccggccaggcagagacagcaagggcggtttgttgctccagtgcctttccgttcaccttcacactcctgggccagactacactcaatcataggacccactgaagagatgagtcttcagtaaagacttaaaggttgagaccaagtctgcgtctctcacatgtgtaggcagaccattccataaaaatggatctctataggagaaagccctgcctccagctgtttgcttagaaattctaggaacaattaggaggcctgcgtcttgtgaccgtagcgtacgtgtaggtatgtatggcaggaccaaattggaaagataggtaggaccaagcccatgtaatgctttgtaggttagcagtaaaaccttaatcagcccttgccttaacaggaagccaccaaattgtttggttctagtcaggattctagcaaccgtatttagcactaactgaagtttatttaataccttatccgggtagccggaaagtaaagcattgcagtagtctaacctagaagtaacaaaagcatggattaatgtttctgcatcatttttggacagaacatttctgatttttccaatgttatgtagatgaaaaaaagctgtccttgaaacagtcttgatatgtttgccaaaagagagatcagcgtccagagtaacgccaaggtccttcacagttttattagagacgactgtacaaccgtcaagattaattgtcagattcaacagaagatctctttgtttcttgggacctaaaacaagcatctctgttttgtcagagtttaaaagtagaaggtTTGCTGCCATCCAGCCATAATTGATTTAATGTGTATTTCACACGTCTCAACCGACTACAGAGAAAATAAAAATCAAGGTTTGTATTGAACAGTACAACAAACCTTTTCCAATGACTGGCACTGGGAAATAACTGGTAGATTCTCATATACaggggttccccaactggcagcccacaggcaattttatttatttttttacataaaagactttaaaaacaccagcaaatcagctccaagtgattttcattTGGGAAATATGTTCCAAAGTATTTCCATGTATAATAGAGATAtacacattaggaacacctttctaatattgagtttacacccccttttgccctcagaacagcctcaactctaggtgtcaaaagcgttccacagggatgctggcccattttgactaatgcttcccacaattgtgtcatgttggctggatgtcttttgggtggtggaccaatcttgatacacacaggaaacacataCACAATTTGTGTCTTAATAGTCTCGAGGCTTaagaatccttctttaacctgtctcctcccattcagGTACACTGATAGAAGAGTATTTAACAcgtgatcatagctttcacctggattaacctagtcagtccatgtcatggaaagagcaagtgttccgATGTTTTCTAAACAGtgtatgtgatcgtatacaaatgtaagccaGGTTGGAAATTAttgtgttttagtcaaatatatgtttgggcttcttgtggtcaatttgcagtctaaaaattatttgtaattatgttccggccccctgatcATCTGCTCAGGAAAAAATCTAGTTGATAATCCCtgtcatatactgtacatttgacTCGGACTGTGAACAGTTGCAGCAATTTATTGTGACAATTTATTTTGACATAAACATTGTTAGGCATGTAAGACAATAGAGGCCAGAGTATTCAGTTTGAAAACTGTCTTTATTTGGAGCAGTGCTGTGATCAGTTGAGAGAGAACACAGTGTGTCTGTGGAAACTGATCTGGGATCAGAACATGCCTTTCCTGTAGCGGTAGATCAACTCTGAAATGCCGTCCTTACACGCCTTTACCCAGCCGTCCTCCTGCATGTGctacactggacaaacacacagacacagctacaCATACATGCATTTGATTTAAAGGTATTGTTTACATTTTATGCTCCTATGTCTTCAGCATGTCTACATTCTAATATGGACAAATCCTTATGAGATAAGATAATAATTGAATATTTAGCTATAACCTCTTACATGTAATTCACACCTGGAATTTACACAACAAACACCtaccagtgcattcggaaagtattcagaccctatgactttttccacatttcgttacgttacaaccttattctaacatttatttatttttttaaatcgtcatcaatctgcacacaatactgtcacgtatactccctctccggcctctaggtcaccaggctgctcattattatgcacacctgtcaccatcgttacgcgcaccagcgcctcatcaggctcacctggacttcatcacctgCCTGATTAATTTCCATATATATGTCACTCCATTTTGTTCCTTCCCGAGGCATcgttgtttctgtttcagtttaaTGTTTGTGCGTTGtttagtgtttcttgttttgtattatggtCGTTTATTTATAAaattattcactccctgaacttgtttcccgactcccagcgcaaaaaacagaaatatcttatttacataattattcagaccctttactatgagactcaaaattgagctcaggtgcatcctgtctccattgatcatccttgagatgtttctacaacttgattggagtccacctgtggtaaattcaattgattggatatgatttggaaaggcacacacctgtctatataagttcccagagttgacagtgcatttcagagcaaaaaccaagtcatgaggtcaaacGAATTTGCCGTAGCGCTCCAAGACAgaattgtgccgaggcacagatctggggaaggataccaaaacatttctgcagtattgaatgtCCCCAAGTACACAGTGCcttccatcatttttaaatgaaagaagcttggaaccaccaagactcttcctagagttggccgcctgGCCATGCGGCCAAgcgtcagagaggtgaccaagacattgatggtcactctaacagagctccagagtttctctgtggcgatgggagatccttccagaaggacaaccatctctgcagcactccaccaatcaggcctttatggtagagtgcccagacggaagccactcctcagtaaaaggcacatgacaacttgcttggagtttgccaaaaggcacctaaagactctcagaccatgagaaataagattctttggtctgatgaaaccaagattgaactctttggcctgaatgccaagcgtcacgtctggaggaaacctggcaccatccctacggtgaagcatggttgaggcagcatcatgctgtggggatgtttttcagcggcaaggactaggagactagtcaggattgagggaaagatgaacggagcagagatccttgatgaaaacctgctcaaaaGCATTCAGGACCTAAGACCTGGGCGAacgctcaccttccaacaggacaatgaccctaagcacacagtcaagacaacgcaggagtggcttcgggacaagactctgtccttgagtggcccagcaagagcccggactgGAACCtgaatcgaacatctctggagagatctgaaaatagctgtgcagcaacgctccctatacaacctgacagagcttgcgaGGATTTgccgagaagaatgggagaaactccccaaatacaagtgtgccaagcttgtagctatGAGGATCGACGCTGGAGAcaggaagcaggtacagggagaacATTTCATTAGCGCAGACATGAAACAGGACAGGAAAAGCATCTGGACAGGGGTCAAAATAACGACATCAATGCAGACATAGGGAACAACCGGAGGAGCAGACAATTATTGACGGGGCAATCAACAACGGGATGGAGTCCAGGTGCTtctgcgcgtaatgatggtaacaggtgtgcgtaatgaagggcagccttGCACCCTCgagagccagagagggagagtgttggagcaggcatgacagtagcgtcatacccaagaagacttgaggctgtaatcgctaccaaaggtgattcagcaaagtactgagtgaagtgtctaaatacctatgtaaatgtaaaTTTGTAGtagttttttcaacaacaacaaaaaattgcgTTGTCATTattaggtattgtgtgtagctttaTGAGGAAAtaatattttaatcaattttaaaataaggcttcaatgttacaaaatgtggaaaaagtcaagaggcctgaatgctttccgaatggaCTGTATCTATGCTTCACATGGTCTCACATGAACTGCCTTAGTGAAATCAAAATTGTTACGGAGTGAGTATAGGTTTAGAACAAGGTCACTCACGGTTGACCACTCCTCCGGAGTaggcgtctctgtgtgtggcgtGGGTGATACCGCGGCGGCCCAGCTCGTACGCCTCCTCTACCGTCATGTCCTCACGGGAGCCGCTGTCAATTACTCCGTACGCATAGCTGCTACCACAACCAGTAGAGAACATGCGACCAGAGAGACGTGTGGCGTTGTCATCCACATAGTACAAACCAGGGCCCTGGACAGCAAGACACAAATAAATGAAAACTCATCAACAGACATGACAATTGGAGGCACTCCAATGGCACTCAATCATGTTGGGTACCATAAGGATGAAAACGTAGGCTTTGAAATaaacacgcacactcacacacagacacacacataccacacacacaaagatacatTCCACTCCTCACCTTATTGTCCCAGCCAACGATCATGCTGCCCATGGAGAGGCCCATGCCCCTGTAGCTCAGCATCATGTTACACAGCAGCTTAGAGGCTGCAGACACTGAGATCCTCTGTTTGTTCCTCAGTTTGTACAGCCTGAGACACAAAGAGATGGAGGGTCAGTCACTGTATGAGACAAGACAGTCAGTTTGTTAACACACTGGTTTACTTCCAGATACATTTTAACACCCCAGATACGTAAAGGACCAAGGCATTAATATGGCTTAGAAGCAGACCAAGAAGACTAAGATAGGGAGAGGGTAACCACAAAGTCAATGGTTGATACCAATATGGTTTTAAGGTGATAACTTCATGTCCCATGCATTTGTTATGTGTGTAAGGAAACTCATTTGTACATTTTCATTTCATCCAACCCATTCCCATAAACCTGACTTACACAGACAGGCATTGATGACTTTGATATTAACACCGTGTAACTGTATAGGGGGACTCAATCCCACAGAGACATCCGGACATGGTCCCCAGCAGGTAAGGGTTGATTTCTATCACCTTGTTAGCCTCCTTTGACACTACATGGAAAGATACATGCATGGCAAAGGGGTTAGAGAATGATTGCTTTATGTTTGGTTATaggcatgtcaatctctcatggctcaaagaggaagagagattgactacatcgctacttgtttttgtaagaagtgttgacatgctgaatgcaccgaggCATCTgttttaaactactggcacacagctcggacacccatgcataccccacaagacatgccaccagaggtctcttcacaatcgccaagtccagaacagactatgggaagcgcacagtactacatagagccatgactacatggaactctattccacatcaggtaactgatgcaagcagtagagtcagatttaaaaaaacagataaagataCACTTTATGGAACGgcgagactgtgaagagacacagacacagacacacatacacgtgataagacacgcactctacacacacgtacacatggatgttgtattgtaaatatgtgatGGTGGAGTAGtgtcctgagggaacacacttcaTGTGTTGtgtaaagtgttatgaaatgtaatgtcatgtgatattttaaattgtatattaattgccttaatgttgctggaccccaggaagagtagctgctgccttggcagctaatgggggatccttaataaatatcCGCATGATCAAGTAGTCACTCACAAGGAGTCACAGGGAGAGTACTAAATGTTATGCTCGATTACATTTTAAATATCTAAATCCCCTGGAAAGTAATAGCAGGCACGGTGAACCATGGAAAGAacataaaaacatatttaaaaatgaAGATGCTGTGAGCTGAAACTGTGTTAAAAGAGAAAGCTAAAAGTGAGGAGGGAAAACTCAAAACATTGTTCATGAAAAATAATTAGACTTTTTATTCAATCAATCACATATTTCCAATATTTCACCCACTAGCCTAGGCCTACTATACCTGTTCAAAATGTATCACTGACTACAGTTCATTCAACTAAAATCTTTATGTCACAAGGTTTTTATGGCTTTGCATTGTAGTGTCACCTAGTAGTCAAGTCTTTACATGATTAATTCTATTGTATTAATTGATTTTATGTCTGAATATTGTGATAAGCCTCTGTGTGACTGTTTCTTTGTCGTTTGGGAGTGGTCAGGTTCAGGCCGTATCCATCCGCTGGACTGTCTCCTGAACTACCTCCAGCTCCAGGGGGACTATTTTCTCTGTCAAAATAGACGTTGTACCTGGGCGATACTTGTATCTCCTCTGCCTGAGCAAAAGAAAGAGAAACGAGAGAGACAataacaaaaagagagagagagaagataaatGAATCACTGTTCTGTCAAAGAACAATAGTTTTTGAAAATATGCTGTCTAGACTAATACTAGCAGAAGCTGAGGATGGTGACATAATTTACCTCTTGTCTTTGTACTCTGACTCCTGGTATGGCCTGATGTAGTCCACCCCCTGTTTAGTGATGACACAGATATCTATGTTGTTTCCTGAGCCCAGGTCACTCATGATGCCAGAGTGGATGGCATCCCGGACCAGCTCCTTAGCCTCCTCCATCTAGTAGGACACAGGAATGGGGAGTGAGTGAAGGGACTGGGATGGGGAGGTAGGTCTACAATACATACAGCTTAATGTAAACAAATCTGATGCCTTCTTTATGGGGAGTCCAATGACTTAACTCTTTGGGCTTGAACTTTATTGATGCGAAGGCATATAAACTAAATGTATGACAACCCATAGCCTGACTAAGGAAGTCTCTTACCTCCATATTAGCTTTGAACCTGTCCTCCAGAATCCCCAAAGCAGCCAAGTCACCAGACCCTACACAAAACACAATTCAATGTCAAACACAAATAGGAATCAACTAAACGTAATTATGTAATTATTTGAGTTATTGACTAAAATGGCCCAAACTATAACAGTATATGGTGAATGCTTATGTATGCTTGACACAGTAGCAGTCCCTCACCCATTGCAAGGTATGGCACATTGTCTATGCTCCCATAGGGCCCCACTTTGTAGAGGTGATTACCAGTGCAGTCCACCCCTCCTAGGATTAGACTGGCCCCTATCTGACCCCGGTACCTATGAAAGACATAAGAGACAT
The DNA window shown above is from Oncorhynchus mykiss isolate Arlee chromosome 18, USDA_OmykA_1.1, whole genome shotgun sequence and carries:
- the LOC118941158 gene encoding proteasome subunit beta type-8-like, producing MMLSYRGMGLSMGSMIVGWDNKGPGLYYVDDNATRLSGRMFSTGCGSSYAYGVIDSGSREDMTVEEAYELGRRGITHATHRDAYSGGVVNRE
- the LOC110496227 gene encoding proteasome subunit beta type-7: MALSNVVETPASGFNFENVCRNVALEGLLQGGQTKAPKPMKTGTTIAGVLCKNGVVLGADTRATSGEVVADKMCAKIHYISPNIYCCGAGTAADTEKTTDLLSSNLTIFSMNSGRNPRVVMAVNILQDMLFRYRGQIGASLILGGVDCTGNHLYKVGPYGSIDNVPYLAMGSGDLAALGILEDRFKANMEMEEAKELVRDAIHSGIMSDLGSGNNIDICVITKQGVDYIRPYQESEYKDKRQRRYKYRPGTTSILTEKIVPLELEVVQETVQRMDTA